From Oncorhynchus keta strain PuntledgeMale-10-30-2019 chromosome 8, Oket_V2, whole genome shotgun sequence:
agggtgccattttggacagacAGTTCTGCTACATTTAGACTGGGCCTTCCTTCATAAAACACACCGCCCCGACCGATGTGGAATCCTTGAGACAGTTCTGAGAGCTCTAATGATGTGTTCTAGAATGATGTGATATTTGAAGATGGTTCTGAGAGCTCTAATGATGTGTTCTAGAATGATGTGATATGAAGGCAATGCTAAAGAGAGTCCTAGTTCAACAGAGCAGGAGTTAGATGGAAGTTCACAATGTTTCAGTTCATATAGTATTTAAAAAAAGAGATTGTGTTTTTTCCTCTCAATTCATTTACATTCAAACACAGATTTCAGGAATGCTGGGACATGCATTTTTACTCCATATACAGAATGATCAAATATCAAAAACAGCCCTTGAACTGAGAACGACACAGCGGACTTAAATTGGCAAAAACCAAAAAGCATGTCACAACACTTAAAAAAATCATGTTTTCGGACTTCATTGTTACATTTGTTTTCTTTTTTACAAAAGTATACAAAAAGGTTTTTTTTCGCTTAGAAAGTTAGCAAGTTAAGAATTAGCTGCAGCTAATTGTTTTGTTTGTTGATATAAAACACAAATAATCACAGCACTTAACAGTTAAGATTCACTCTTTCTTGGGAAATTCAAAAAACCGAATGATTTTCTTTTGACTTAATATTCATGATACTGAAGGTTGAACATATTATATAAGTTTCAACCTCGAAGGGTTGAGACAATGGTTGGTTCTTATGGATTTGACGTCAACACCAACCCATATGATGACCACACAACCCCTCCTACCTACAAATAATACTGGATGCCATGGTGGCTCACTCCTCCTTGTACCCTCATCCTACATCGCTACTAGTTCGTGTAacaaacggcaccctattttcaatatagtacactacttttgaccagagccctatgggagccCATTTGGGACCCCTCTGGGAACCACTATGGGACCCGGTCAATAGGAGTGCACTATAATGTTGagtaggtgccatttgggacacagaaagCTAGTCTTGTCGAGCTAGGCCGAGCCAGCATACAACAGATCTTAAAGACATACGGATCTAGAGAGGTTCAGTACAGGAGTCTGAAGAGTGGGTGCATATAAATATGGATCTAGAGAGGTTCAGTACAGGAGTCTGAAGAGTGGGTGCATATAAATTACTTTCCAGTGCACGTTGATTGTCAACAGTCATTTGGATATTTGAGTTTTGGGGCGATGAGcccgggagtgtgtgtgtgttgagaggggTCAGGGTTGAGAGGGGTCAGGGTTAAAGGTCATAGATTAGGCATGTGCCCTAGAGGGTCGATATGGTTGTGTCCAAAATGCtagtcaaatggcaccctattccctatgggccctgatcaaatagcaccctattccctatgggccctggtcaaatagcaccctattccctatgggccctggtcaaatagcaccctattccctatgggccctggtcaaatggcaccctattccctatgggccctggtcaaatggcaccctattccctatgggccctggtcaaatagcaccctattccctattggccctggtcaaatggcaccctattccctatgggccctggtcaaatagcaccctattccctatgggccctggtcaaatggcaccctattccctatgggccctggtcaaatagcaccctattccctatgggccctggtcaaatagcaccctattccctatcggccctagtcaaatggcaccacattccctatgggccctggtcaaatgtagtgcactaaaatagagaatagggagccatttgggacacactcctTTACTACATAGGGAAGTTTTGGGACACACATATGGTCAACCAGGCAGCTATTGTGCTATAGATCTGTCACAGCTGAGCCTTTAGACTGATGACCAGACTGAACAAGGAGAACTGTGACCCCCATTCTATAGATAACCATGACCAGACTGAACTAGGAGAGCTGTGACCCCCATTCTATAGATAACCATGACCAGACTGAACAAGGAGAGCTGTGACCCCCATTCTGTAGATAACCATGACCAGATGGTTGTGATGGATGATGGTTGATGTGGCTGGTCTCATACTCACAAGGCACATTTAGTACATTTGATTGTCTGCTGGTTTGGTTGGTGTGATTCCCAAAAGACCCATTAACACAGCTTAGTATAAGACACATTAGTCCGTCTGTCCTCCCAACCCACGGGCCCAGCTAACACACAGGGTGAGTCCCCAATGGTACACTattttctggtcaaaagtaacacactacatagggaatagggtcccatttaggacactaacacacagtagtgttactgactgactgttccATCAACTAGGAGAAGAAACTGTGTACATCCCGATAGCTATACAGTAGCACTGAGTGAAAAAAATAAATTAGAATAAATTACTtctaaaaatcaaataaaaaagtttcaaacatttgtaaaaaaaaaaaaaaaaaaattctagaAAGTCCAGGGAGTAGCTGGTGATTGAGTGAGGAgttgaacgagagagagagagagagagagagagagagagagagagagagagagagagagagagagagagagagagagagagagagagaaacgagagagagagagagagagagagagagagagagagagagagagagagagagagagagagaacgagagagagagagagatacttcaACTGGCTCAGCATTCAGTGGTTTGCAGGCAACGTTCTGTCAAAACAGAACAGTGTCTGTGGTCAATGATGTCACTGATAACCATCAAAGAACATGGATGAaacccaaatggcatcctattccctaatatagtgcactacttctgatcaaagctggtcaaaagtagtgcactatattagggaatagggtgccatttgggaaacaagCCTGTCGATCAGATGTCGTCATGTGGTTCTATTTTGGGTAGAGCAACACATGCAAAGCTTGTTGTTCTTAATGGGAATTTGCATATTTTCATCTTGTTAAAGTAGAATAAAAACACTCAGTATGGCGGGCATGTGACTGAACAACTACTCCCTGAagaatatatttaaaaaaaaaactaaaactaaAAAAGGAAACCCCATCAGTGTCTTCATCAAATATATTCAAATCACAattttaaattttttaatttttttttgttttaacattagtttaaaaaaaaaatcctgtctTCTGTTAATatcatcatcatctttaaaaCCACTTTTTAAAACGTACTCAAATAAGAACATGTAGTAAGAACTCTGAAATAAAACTAAAGTTTAAAAAGCAGTGATGGTTGGGTTTATTTTTAAAAAAGCAGCATGATCTAAAATGCGGTCACCATTACAAACAGATTCTAGGCCATAGGTGCATATGGACAGCAGGTAAAATACTAGAACTGTTACTGCTGAGCCctcagtaaaaaaataaaaataaaaaacacacaaaaaaaaaaaattatattgtGGATTTACTCATGTTTGTATACATGGCAATTGTATCTGTGTTTGGGAGTTGATGCCAAAGTGATTCACGCTAAGATtgtgttaagagagagagagtaaaaggtGAAATCCATTTCATTGAACTGAGTGATGTTGTCAAGTGTGAAGATGAACTTCATTGAACGATCGATTGATTGATTGCCTTgtttaaaagaaaaaaaaagagctGTTCTTCCACGAATGACAATTCGATTGTAACTGCAATAGATCCCTAAGGTTTTAGTGCCTTCCACTGATTCGTCAATACAGTATTGCTCCAAATCCTTGATTGTACAACAACTTTTATTTGCCCTTTTCACAGCAGACTCGTAACGCTACAACAGATAGAACTGTGTCAAATCACCAGGTCTGTTGGTCGGTCTGTTGGTTGTGATTGTCAATCCAGCCAGATAAATACATCTTCATAACGATAGGTtcatcaacaaaaaaaaaaaagaaaagaagctTTTCCACAGGAGTAAAGTCCTCAACTCCGACAAAACAAATTTTACgcagtttttttggggggggggggatttttttttttggtttcACGGACGACAAAATGCCCTACTCACACTAAAAACTTAAACTCAGTCAGGTTGCTTGATTGAATGAATACATTGCAGACCTAAGTCTTAGAATCTTTAAAGTACACATACATTCATACTGTCaatcaaaaaaaaaaatggaCCTGGCATTCATCTCATTCAGACTGAATGTCAAAACCCAACTGCTGTTGGCTGGTATTACCAAAAGACACAGGATAAAGACACTCTCTCAATCTACACCGGAGCTCAACAAGACATGTCTTAAGACCCTGCTTGTCACGGCGAAACGACCACAGAATCTTTACGACAAACCatttgtcatatatatatatcagtgtgGAACAGTGAAACAGATTTAGTTACAGGGAGTTTGTATTCTTCAAAAAAATACATTGGAAAAATGTGCCTGTTGGTAAGATCGTGGTGGGTTGGTGAGTAGAACTTCACGACCTTCCATGTCCACAACGCTGTTTTCTTTAAGGGATTTCTCTTTAAATTTCATCCCGTGCTTCTTGTCCATTTCCTTTTGGCGTGTTTTCAAACCAAAAAGATGCTATCTACTGTACTaaatagttatatatatatatatatatatatattttagaaaatATGTATATCTTGAAACAGCATGgcttcttcatcatcatcatcatcatcatgaagaaagaggagaagagagagatagagaaaaggAACGTGATTCTAATCTCTGTCCAGCAGTGACTATCGTTCTCTTCTTCGTCGTCtttgattgaaaaaaaaaaaccaaAACGAATCCAAACCCGTGTTCCATCATACAGAGTCTGGTCCCTCGTTTTCAGGGACGGGGGGAGGCGAGAGGAGACACCCGAAGTGGGTGGAAGGTACCCCTCAtctttcctgtcctctcaggCGGGGTACAGCAGGGGCCTCTCTGTTAAACAGGAAGCCGTAGAGGGCCATGGTCAGACGAATCCAGACTGGTAGGACATCCCTCTGATGCCGCAGGAACtgtgaggaagagaagagagagggatggatggagattaGTATTAAGTCAATCAATCAGTAGAAACCGCATGACCTCGCgccgagcagcactccccctactgtattacctcacgccgagcagcactccccctactgtattacctcacgccgagcagcactccccctactgtattacctcacgccgagcagcactccccctactgtattacctcccgcCGAGCAGCACTcccactactgtattacctcGCGCCGAGCAGCACTcccactactgtattacctcGCGCCGAGCAGCACTcccactactgtattacctcGCGCCGAGCAGCACTcccactactgtattacctcGCGCCGAGCAGCACTcccactactgtattacctcgcgccgagcagcactccccctactgtattacctcgcgCCGAGCAGCACTcccactactgtattacctcgcgccgagcagcactccccctactgtattacctcacgccgagcagcactccccctactgtattacctcacgccgagcagcactccccctactgtattacctcacgccgagcagcactccccctactgtattacctcacgccgagcagcactccccctactgtattacctcacgccgagcagcactccccctactgtattacctcacgccgagcagcactcccctactgtattacctcacgccgagcagcactccccctactgtattacctcacgccgagcagcactccccctactgtattacctcagcactccccctactgtattacctcacgccgagcagcactccctactgtattacctcagcactcccctactgtattacctcagcactcccctactgtattacctcacgccgagcagcactcccctactgtattacctcagaactcccctactgtattacctcacgccgagcagcactcccctactgtattacctcacgccgagcagcactcccctactgtattacctcgcgccgagcagcactcccctactgtattacctcacgccgagcagcactcccctactgtattaccttgcgccgagcagcactcccctactgtattacctcgcgccgagcagcactcccctactgtattacctcgcgccgagcagcactccccctactgtattacctcagcactcccctactgtattacctcagcactcccctactgtattacctcagcactcccctactgtattacctcagcactcccctactgtattacctcagcactcccctactgtattacctcagcactccccctactgtattacctcagcactcccctactgtattacctcagcactcccctactgtattacctcacgctgagcagcactccctactgtattacctcacgccgagcagcactccccctactgtattacctcacgctgagcagcactcccctactgtattacctcagcactcccctactgtattacctcacgctgagcagcactcccctactgtattacctcacgctgagcaacactcccctactgtattacctcacgccgagcagcactccccctactgtattacctcacgctgagcagcactccccctattgtattacctcagcactctccctactgtattacctcacgctgagcaacactccccctactgtattacctcacgccgagcagcactcccctactatATTACCTCACaccgagcagcactccccctactgtattacctcacgctgagcagcactcccctactgtattacctcacgccgaGCAGCACTCcgcctactgtattacctcacgccgagcagcactccccctactgtattacctcacaccgagcagcactccccctactgtattacctcacactgagcagcactccccctactgtattacctcacgctgagcagcactccccctactgtattacctcacactgcacctccccattcactgaaccttcttccagccaggacaatgacAACAATAAAGACCAAAacaagatatacacaaagcaaGCGTTTTACTTCATATTTATCAGCTAGATATGTGAATCGTAATAATCTAGTTTGCCAGGTAGTTAAACAGACAAAAATGACCTAAAACGAATATTTAGCAAGATAGCAATGAATAATTGACATCTATCTGGTTAGCTAACAGTACTAgcagctagccagttagccctattgGCTTATTATGGGCttgctacagtggggcaaaaaagtatttagtcagccaccaattgtgcaagttctcccacttaaaaaggtgagaggcctgtaattttcatcatacttTTTCCCCCCACCATACAGTACGTAGGCAGGTAAAACATGCCAAAATTAACACAGCATGTATTTACTCAAATATTACAAAAATATTGTAGCAACAAATGAGATGTGAAAAGGCAACATTTCATTCCATCGAAGAAGTTTATTTTATCTCGCTTCAGCTCAAATAATGTCCaccattttcaatacattttgttgctctttttttttttttttttttttttttttttttttttacatggttgCATCATATTCCTTTGTAACAgcatagcttccgtccctctcctcgcctcgaagcatcgttacccatcgcgacACAAAAGCCGCggggaacaactacttctaggtctcagagcgagtgacgtcaccgactgaaacactattagcgcgcaccaccgctacctagctagccatttcacatcggccacATTTGCATACTTTCCATTGAAGCTCGCGTCGATGCATGCTTCAAAATATGTACAAAACAGGAAGTACGTATTCGAGAAGAGCCCGTCGTCCTCTGTTTCGCATGCTCTGAACCTCCAGTGCTCAGAGCACGGTAGTATGCATTGTGTCTGTGGTGCTTCCTGAGTTCATTGTGACATCATGGTTCTGAAGTGAAACAACACCCATCACCGATGGTAACCAGCTGTCTAGACCAGACAAAACACTAGAACAGATCTGATATTTCCACAACAGCagtttgtgtgtttctgtctctaaGTGTTTGTGTTTGGTTTGCAACATAACTGGGTTCTGTCACTAAGGGCTGTCTGTCACACATAGACACAGTACACAGGGTGAGATCCAGACTGTGGGGTCAGATAAGGTCCAGTAACAGGGTTAGACCCAGACTGTCGGGTCTGGCTAAGAGGGGTGGGAGGgcatttgggctcccgagtggcacagcagtctaaggcactgtgtctcagtgcaagaggcgtcactacagtccttggttcgaatccaggctgtatcccatACGGCTGCGATTTGGAAtcccatagggaggcgcacaattggcccagcgtcatccgggtttgtcccggagtaggccatcattgtaaaataagaaatttgttcttaactgacttcccgagtgaaataaaaatacaaatgcaGAAAAATGCGGTCTGGTTAAGAGCAATAGGACCACTGCTCCAGGTTAAGAAACAGGGCTTGTATACAGTTCTGTTTGGATGGGCTTAGTTTATgcagagtcaaatcaaatcaaatatgtttatatagcccttcttacatcagctgatatctcaaattgctatacagaaacccagcctaaaaccccaaacagcaagcaatgcaggtgtagaagcacagtggctaggaaaacctcccgaggaaggccaaaacctaggaagaaaactagagaagaaccaggctatgaggggtgaccagtcctctactggctgtactgggtcgagaggaaccaggctatgaggggtggccagtcctctactggctgtactgggtcgagaggaaccaggctatgaggggtggccagtcctctactggctgtactgggtagagaggaaccaggctatgaggggtagccagtcctctactggctgtactgggtagagaggaaccaggctatgaggggtgaccagtcctctactgactgtactgggtagagaggaaccaggctatgaggggtggccagtcctctactggctgtactgggtcgagaggaaccaggctatgaggggtagcCAGTCGTAAACGACCTCTCTGAGGcggagacagagaaagactttGGGAGAAAGCTCCCCGTATTTCATCACTTCCCATATTGACGCCCTGCTTCCCCAACCAGACAGTGTAACCAGTAATATACACGTTAACTGACTAATGATCATAACAAGGCAAGGCTGCTCCAGATAGGAAACCATCTGATGCCTTCCTCCTACATCTGTCACTTTATATTTGGGGTGTATAGAAGCTGcttccaccccctcctctcccctctctgttcaaGCGGGGCTCCAGTAGGCTTTCTGACTGAAGAGCAGGTCTGGATATTGCAACGGGTTGGGTAAGCATCTGCCCGTTTCAATCGCTCTTGTTCTCTTtagtcctccccctctctctttctctcccagccAGAGCAAggcagtctctccctctcccggaCTATCTGATGCAGCCCTGGCAGAGCAGACTGAACCGAGTTGAACCAACGCAACAAACCCTCCCCTTTAATTGAGCTTTAATTAATTGTCTTCATGTTTTGCTGCAGGGCCCATTTAAAATAGTACTACTTCAAAACACAAGTCATACTCTGACATGATGTGCTTGTGGCTTCTCTCTGTGCACTTCACTGTGGGTAGTGGAGAAGACTGACtactaaattgttttttttctctcttcctcaagCTACCCTGGCTACCCTGGCAACTCTGGCTACCCTGGCAACTCTAGCTACCCTGGCAACTCTAGCTACCCTGGCAACTCTAGCTACCCTGGCAACTCTAGCTACCCTGGCAACTCTAGCTACCCTGGCAACTCTAGCTACCCTGGCAACTCTAGCTACAACATGTTTTGTTCTGATTTTCTTTAGGCCCCTTCATTCCAATCACTATTTGATATAAATATAAAAACATAACAATTTCAAAAGATTTTGCTGAGTTGCAGTTCATTGAAATAAATTCAACAACATTTTGAAAGAAATAAAAcgttgtgtgtatggaacatttcacttcagctcatgaaaccaacactttacatggtgcgtttatatttttgttcgagatatatatatatatatatatagctgagTCATTTGTTTTGAGTCTTTTAATATGGCCTTAAAGTGTCCAGAAAGAGGTGAATCTCAGAGCAGACATTGAACATGTTGGGCCCTAAGCTGTAAATTGTATGACAGAGATTTCCTGGCAGGGACAATACTAAAGTGCTTCCTcagtcacgtgtgtgtgtgtgtgtgtgtgtgtgtgtgtgtgtgtgtgtgtgtgtgtgtgtgtgtgtgtgtgtgtgtgtgtgtgtgtgtggccaaatTTACTAACCAAATACAACAACAAGTTCTGGTAGATATTGTTTGAAATATGACAGACTTTGTTGAGAATAGAATCAGATCATTCAGGATAAAAACAACAAACtttctctcgtctctgtctcttttAGATAAAAACACAAtagctctccctctgtctcacacTCACACATGTCGAGCCAGTCAGTGGGGTGAGCGAGTGAGTGGAGAATTGTGGGTAGTTGTTGCGTTACCGGTTGTGTCTGTCACGGTTCTATTCTTAGACAGCCATATAAACATCGGAGAACCTACCCACACACAGTAGTATCTCTCGCTCTgacctcatctgtctctctgtgttacagtcagtctgtctgacagtctgtcagtctgtcagtctgtcactctttcagtctgtcagtctgtcagtctttgttacagtcagtcagtcagtcagtctttgttacagtcagtcagtctgtcagtctgtgttacagtcagtctgtctgacagtctgtcagtctgtcagtctgtcagtctttgttacagtcagtcagtctgtgttacagtcagtcagtcagtcagtcagtctgtgttacagtcagtcagtgttacagtcagtcagtctgtcagtcagttacagtcagtcagtcagtctgtgttacagtcagtcagtcagtcagtgttacagtcagtcagtcagtctgtgttacagtcagtcagtcagtctgtgttacagtcagtcagtcagtctgtgttacagtcagtcagtcagtcagtcagtgttacagtcagtcagtcagtcagtcagtcagtcagtcagtcagtcagtcagtgttacagtcagtcagtcagtcagtctgtgttacagtcagtcagtcagtcagtcagtcagtgttacagtcagtcagtcagtcagtgttacagtcagtcagtcagtcagtcagtcagtcagtcagtcagtcagtcagtcagtcagtgttacagtcagtcagtcagtcagtcagtcagtcagtcagtgttacagtcagtcagtcagtcagtcagtcagtctgtgttacagtcagtcagtcagtcagtcagtctgtgttacagtcagtcagtcagtcagtcagtcagtcagtcagtcagtcagtctgtgttacagtcagtcagtcagtgttacagtcagtcagtcagtcagtctgtgttacagtcagtcagtcagtcagtcagtcagtgttacagtcagtcagtcagtcagtcagtcagtcagtcagtcagtcagtcagtcagtcagtcagtcagtcagtcagtcagtcagtgttacagtcagtcagtcagtcagtcagtcagtcagtcagtcagtcagtcagtcagtgttaccatcagtcagtcagtcagtcagtgttaccGCCCGTATGTCTGTCCGTCTCCGTTACCGCCCGTATGTCtctgttccagtctctctctctctgttctaatAATCAGGCAGGCTTCAGTGTGTCTGAGGGTTTTGTGAGCGTATAACCCAGTTCATACCGCTACAGACAGATTTACATTGGAGTCATTTTGCCGACAATATGGTAGGATTACACATCAGAAGTGCAATTTTTAAACTAAGAGCCGACCTCTTTCTCACTGTAAACAATACTTTATGGACTCGGTGACCTGGCACCACCCTCTAGCATATCTGCTTGGTAATTTGTGGTTGGGTTCTATTGAATGGTTCTAACCCAGAATGTGGATGAATCAGTGACAGAGCTCTATTTTTAACAGGCTTATTTGTGGCCACCCCAGCTGGCAAAATGTTGGGTCTTTTTCTTTTCACAGTGAAGAGCCACAAAGACACAGAAATCTGGAAGTGGGTGGCCCAAGctcagagccacacacacacactacagttagTTAACCTTTGACCCGTACCAGTTGAACATGTTCCTGGTGGAACTGGTCTCCGATCTCCCGGAGCTTACGTCCGATCCTCGCCTCCGCGCTATCCTCCACCCGCTCttcctctggtctctcctccattctcctcctctcctcgtcctccctccttccctcctcgtTCCGCCTCTCTCCCCGATCGTCCATGGGCTCGAACCGAGCTGGGAAGTGCAAGCGGAATCCAGCGTTGCCTGTGGGAAGAAAATGGATGTTGTTCAGTGTCATGGATTTAGCCTCTGATTCACCATCAATACGTGAGATTGACCCAAGTACAGAAATCCATATTCTTTCGccgttaaaaaaaataaataaaaaattaagaaaaaaagGGTGTTAAAAGAGACCTCATTCCCTTTACCTGTTCCTGTGAAGTGGACAGATTAGAATTGCCAACAAAATATACTCCGGTCGAATGACACAAGCAGCTAAACTTTCTAGATTTTACCGGTggctgtgtttgtgtctctcagTCACAGAGACGCAGCACTCCTCTCGTCTGTCACAAAGACCGGCCGGCCGGCTGCCTCGCTGACTGACTCACAGTGTTTGCTCTAGAGTGCCGCCACAGTACCTGTATCGTTGGCAGCAACACTAAACTGGTTCTATCAGATGTGGCTTTCAGAGGAATGGGTTTCTTACAGTCAAAATCTCCACTGTAAAATAAAACTCCCTCTATGTAGCTGGTTGAAAATAATATGCCCTTCCCAAA
This genomic window contains:
- the bmf2 gene encoding BCL2 modifying factor 2 yields the protein MDDEEEDMSLQRPVSQCWGTPFREIKFHDRESRDREDTQDRSTQTSTGPNAIVPRSEGHNIMVPQGHNNNNNFPCGVQDNHQGRILFHGNAGFRLHFPARFEPMDDRGERRNEEGRREDEERRRMEERPEEERVEDSAEARIGRKLREIGDQFHQEHVQLFLRHQRDVLPVWIRLTMALYGFLFNREAPAVPRLRGQER